A segment of the Streptomyces sp. NBC_00193 genome:
CGCTGTTGGGCTGGAAGGAGTCGACGAAGTTCAGCAGGTGGCCGAATTCCAGGACGACCTGCCCGCCGGGGTTCAGCAGCTCGCGGACGGAGCGCAGGACGGCCGGGAGCCGGCCGCGGTCCAGGTAGTTCAGCGTCATGAACAGGCTGTACACGAGGTCGTAGCGCTCGTCGGTGCGGTACTCCTCGGCGCGGGCCTCCACGTAGGAGATGCCCTCGTCGCCGGCGGCCCGGGCGTACTCCAGGAACGCGGCGCTCTGGTCGACGCCGGTGCCGCGGTGGCCGCGCTCGCGCAGGGCGCGCAGGTTGGAGCCGGTGCCGCAGCCCAGGTCGAGTACGGTGCCCGCGTCGGGGAGCAGGGATGCGAGGAACTCCGTCTCGGCGTCGAGGTTGCGGAAGTCCTTCCGCATGATCTCGTAGTACTCACCGGGGAATTCGAAGCTCGTGCCGGTCAAATCCGTCATCCTCCTCGGATGTCAGTGCGCGTCGGTCGTCGGTGCTCGGCGGTGCTCGTCGTTGCTCAGCGGCGGCGGTCCCCTACGTGGACACGGCCTCGCGCATGGTCCGGTAGCCGCGCGGGGTGAGGCCGTACCGGTCGCGGAAGAGCCGGCTGAAGTGCGAGGCCTGGTAGAGGCCGGACCGTTCGCCGATGACCCCGACGGGCAGGTGCTCGAGCCGCGGGTCGCGCAGCTCCGACCGGCAGCGGGCGAGGCGCTCGTCCCGGATCCATCGGGCGGGGCTGGTTCCCTGCTCCTGGAAGATCCGCTGGAGGTAGCGCAGCGAGACGTTGTGGTGCTCGGCGATCGCCTGCGGGGTGAGGTCGGGGTCGGAGAGCCGTGCACGGATGTACGACTGGATGGCCAGCATGAGGTCGTGCCGGGCCACCTCGTCCTCGGCCGCGACATTGCGCAGCCGGTCCGCGAGGACGGCCGCGGTCAGGCCCGCCACCGTGGCGCCGACCCGGTCGACGGCGGAGTGGATCTCGGTGCCGTGGTCGTGGAGTCCGGCGAGGAGCTGGGACAGCAGGGCGCCCGCGCCCATCCGTCCGCACCAGCCGGTGGCGGTGAGCTTGGCGGTGTCGCCGGCCGACATGCCGAGGTGCCGGTGCGGCAGCTGGACCTCGACCAGGTGGAAGGGCCGGGGCAGCACGAGGCGGTAAGGGCGGCTGGTGTCGCAGCAGATGATCTGCGGGCCGCTCGCCGAGCCGCGGCGGCCGTCCTGGTGGACGTGGATCTCGCCGGCCAGCGCCCGGAACACCCGAAGGGACTCGGAGGGGTCGGGGCGGATGTGGCGACCGGGGCGGACGGCCTCGTGGGCCTCCCCGGTGACGAGGGAGATCGTGACGTCTCCGAACTCGCGGCGGACGGTGGTCCCGTACACGGACTCGCTGTGCGTACGGATGACCCGCGCCGTGCAGGTGGCGGGTGCGGCGAGCGCTGGACTGCGGTCCGGCACGAATGCGCTCGGCACGCGGAGGGGCAGCATGTCCATCGTTCTCCTCGCTCCGGGAAGCGTCGTGTCATGACAAGCAGGCCCATAGAAACATACCTTCATGCAGGTACTCGCTCGCCATCAGATGTTCCAATCAACTGGGCCTCACCACGGGTTCCGTGCGCAAACAGGCCATGAACAGGCGCATTTACGCAAGCCAACCCAGAAGTCAGCCGGTACAGTTGAGGACGAGGACTGGCCGGACAACGCGGCTTCACGTGCGGTCATGGATGTAGTTTCCGAACGAGGGGTATCACGTGACGATCAAGGTCGGCATCAACGGATTCGGCCGCATCGGCCGCAGCTTCTTCCGCGCCGCCCTTCAGCGGGGCACCGGCCTGGAGGTGGTCGCCGTCAACGACCTCACCGACGCCGCAACGCTGGCCCACCTGCTCAAGTACGACAGCACGCTCGGCCGGCTCGGACACGACGTGAAGGCCGTCGAGGGCAACCTCGTCATCGACGGGCGCACCATACGCGTGACCGCCGAGCGCGACCCCGCGAAGCTTCCGTGGGGCGAGCTGGAGGTGGACGTCGTCATCGAGTCCACCGGTGTCTTCACCGACGCGCACAAGGCCCGCGCCCACCTGGAGGCCGGTGCCCGCAAGGTCATCATCAGCGCGCCCTCGAAGAACGAGGACCTGACGATCGCCTTCGGCATCAACGACGAGCTCTACGACCCGGCCGTGCACGACATCGTCTCCAACGCCTCGTGCACGACCAACTGCCTGGCCCCGCTGGCCAAGGTCCTCGACGACGCGCTCGGCATCGAGCACGGCCTGATGACCACGGTCCACGCCTACACCGCGGACCAGAACCTCCAGGACGGTCCGCACAGCGACCTGCGCCGCGCCCGCTCGGCGGCGACGAACACCGTGCCGACCACCACCGGCGCCGCCAAGGCGATCGGCCTGGTCCTGCCGCAGCTCAAGGGCAAGCTCGACGGGTACGCGCTGCGCGTGCCGATCCCGACGGGCTCGGCCACCGACCTCACCGTCCGCGTCGGCCGCGCGACGACGGTCGAAGAGGTCAACGAGATCTTCGCGAAGGCCGCCGCGGGCGCCCTCGCGGGCATCCTCACCTACACCGACGAGCCGATCGTCTCCAGCGACATCGTCACCGACCCCGCGTCGTGCATCTTCGACTCGGGCCTGACCAAGGTGATCGGCGACGGCCGCCAGGTCAAGATCGTCGGCTGGTACGACAACGAGTGGGGCTTCTCCAACCGTGTCGTGGACACCGCCCTGCTGATCGGCGCCCGCTGACCGGCGCCCCGTAGACGGGCACCTTGGCCGACGGCGACCCCGTCGGCCCCGGCGCCCGTCCCGACCGGAGGA
Coding sequences within it:
- a CDS encoding helix-turn-helix domain-containing protein — translated: MDMLPLRVPSAFVPDRSPALAAPATCTARVIRTHSESVYGTTVRREFGDVTISLVTGEAHEAVRPGRHIRPDPSESLRVFRALAGEIHVHQDGRRGSASGPQIICCDTSRPYRLVLPRPFHLVEVQLPHRHLGMSAGDTAKLTATGWCGRMGAGALLSQLLAGLHDHGTEIHSAVDRVGATVAGLTAAVLADRLRNVAAEDEVARHDLMLAIQSYIRARLSDPDLTPQAIAEHHNVSLRYLQRIFQEQGTSPARWIRDERLARCRSELRDPRLEHLPVGVIGERSGLYQASHFSRLFRDRYGLTPRGYRTMREAVST
- the gap gene encoding type I glyceraldehyde-3-phosphate dehydrogenase — its product is MTIKVGINGFGRIGRSFFRAALQRGTGLEVVAVNDLTDAATLAHLLKYDSTLGRLGHDVKAVEGNLVIDGRTIRVTAERDPAKLPWGELEVDVVIESTGVFTDAHKARAHLEAGARKVIISAPSKNEDLTIAFGINDELYDPAVHDIVSNASCTTNCLAPLAKVLDDALGIEHGLMTTVHAYTADQNLQDGPHSDLRRARSAATNTVPTTTGAAKAIGLVLPQLKGKLDGYALRVPIPTGSATDLTVRVGRATTVEEVNEIFAKAAAGALAGILTYTDEPIVSSDIVTDPASCIFDSGLTKVIGDGRQVKIVGWYDNEWGFSNRVVDTALLIGAR
- a CDS encoding bifunctional 2-polyprenyl-6-hydroxyphenol methylase/3-demethylubiquinol 3-O-methyltransferase UbiG translates to MTDLTGTSFEFPGEYYEIMRKDFRNLDAETEFLASLLPDAGTVLDLGCGTGSNLRALRERGHRGTGVDQSAAFLEYARAAGDEGISYVEARAEEYRTDERYDLVYSLFMTLNYLDRGRLPAVLRSVRELLNPGGQVVLEFGHLLNFVDSFQPNSVGHHRRDGVLITRLARQFINAHAANWRNEETLLVRTADGTVAMYDNFFDQAVLTGPEVRELLAAAGLTITAEYGGFRKEPAPFHGRGPLVIVATATPADTASDTAQQEENQA